A window from Hymenobacter volaticus encodes these proteins:
- the cdaA gene encoding diadenylate cyclase CdaA produces the protein MIGSFSIGFLRIGWIDVVDVLLVTVLFYQLYKLLTGSVALKIFLGFMSIYLFYLVVKAVGMELLTSILGQFMSVGVLAGIILFQQEIRRFLLNVGKVTAFERMRNFPWRRDNSAAERMNITPFVEAAKSLAGKNTGALIAFNLASDLTPFANSGDLIDATVSKRLLMSIFNKTSPLHDGAVIISRGRIQAARCILPVSENPDVPAALGLRHRAAIGLSEVTDAVVLVVSEETGQMSLVRGGEVFRNLAPADLRTRLNEFLFGTAPKSTTASASSAAEVAA, from the coding sequence GTGATTGGTTCTTTCAGCATCGGCTTCCTGCGCATTGGCTGGATAGACGTCGTCGACGTGCTGTTGGTCACGGTGCTGTTTTATCAGCTCTACAAGCTGTTAACGGGGAGTGTCGCGCTGAAAATTTTCCTGGGCTTCATGTCCATCTACCTGTTTTATCTGGTAGTGAAAGCCGTTGGCATGGAGCTACTGACCAGCATTTTAGGTCAGTTTATGAGCGTAGGCGTGCTGGCGGGCATTATCTTGTTTCAGCAGGAAATCAGGCGGTTTTTGCTGAACGTGGGCAAGGTGACGGCCTTCGAGCGGATGCGAAATTTCCCGTGGCGTCGCGACAACTCGGCGGCCGAGCGCATGAACATCACGCCCTTTGTGGAAGCCGCTAAGAGCTTGGCGGGCAAGAACACCGGAGCCCTCATTGCCTTCAACCTTGCCTCCGACCTCACGCCTTTTGCCAATTCCGGCGACCTGATAGATGCCACCGTAAGCAAGCGCCTGCTGATGAGCATCTTCAACAAAACCAGCCCCCTCCACGATGGCGCCGTCATCATCAGCCGGGGCCGGATTCAGGCGGCGCGCTGCATCCTGCCCGTGAGCGAAAACCCCGACGTGCCGGCGGCGCTAGGGTTGCGGCACCGGGCTGCAATTGGCCTTTCCGAAGTTACGGATGCGGTAGTGCTGGTGGTGAGCGAAGAAACTGGCCAAATGTCGTTGGTGCGTGGTGGTGAAGTGTTCCGCAACCTCGCCCCCGCCGACTTACGGACGCGCCTCAACGAGTTCTTGTTTGGTACGGCACCGAAGTCTACCACGGCTTCGGCATCCTCGGCGGCGGAAGTAGCAGCGTAG
- a CDS encoding patatin-like phospholipase family protein — MRFSVLFFLLIGGVRTALAQPAQPVYRNLVMEGGGIRGIAYGGALAELEKQGVLAGIKRVGGTSAGAIQAALLAVGYAPAEIIEVVNNTPVQRLNDGRLIFFGGSTRLVKQYGWYRGDQFTKYLSELVARKTANPDLTLGQLHALAEQQPMRYRDLYTTGTNLTTQRTQVFSYETHPDLRVADAVRISMSIPLYFRAVLLDKQGHVVRQPAKGQEVDILVDGGLLANYPIYLFDHPRYLSPSVAPVANRTASAPGAATQEARNFNPETLGLRLDRAEQLSYDAQPGGRQQLAPYAIQDFGSYVGALYNVAIENLNPAHPEDWTRTVSISTLGFSPKIKRISVEQKQQLVASGQAGVQAFFGR, encoded by the coding sequence ATGCGTTTTTCTGTGCTGTTTTTTCTGTTAATCGGCGGGGTGCGTACGGCGCTGGCCCAACCAGCCCAACCCGTATATCGAAACCTGGTGATGGAAGGAGGCGGCATCCGCGGCATTGCCTACGGGGGCGCATTAGCTGAGCTGGAAAAGCAAGGCGTGCTAGCGGGCATTAAGCGAGTAGGAGGCACGTCGGCCGGCGCGATACAAGCGGCACTGCTGGCCGTGGGCTACGCACCCGCCGAAATCATTGAGGTAGTCAACAACACGCCGGTGCAGCGCCTCAACGATGGCCGACTTATTTTCTTCGGCGGCAGCACGCGGCTCGTGAAGCAATACGGCTGGTACCGCGGCGACCAATTCACGAAATACCTAAGCGAACTGGTGGCCCGCAAAACCGCAAATCCCGACCTCACGCTAGGTCAACTTCACGCCCTCGCCGAGCAGCAGCCCATGCGTTACCGCGACCTGTACACTACGGGCACCAACCTCACTACGCAGCGCACGCAGGTGTTCAGCTACGAAACCCACCCCGATCTGCGCGTAGCCGACGCTGTTCGTATCAGCATGAGTATTCCGCTGTACTTCCGCGCTGTGCTGCTCGACAAGCAAGGCCACGTGGTGCGCCAACCCGCCAAAGGCCAGGAAGTGGACATATTAGTGGACGGCGGCTTGCTAGCTAACTACCCAATTTACCTCTTCGACCACCCGCGCTACCTGTCGCCAAGTGTTGCTCCGGTTGCCAATCGTACAGCTTCCGCACCTGGAGCAGCCACCCAAGAAGCGCGCAACTTCAATCCTGAAACCCTGGGCTTGCGCCTCGACCGCGCTGAGCAGCTTTCCTACGACGCGCAGCCGGGCGGCCGGCAACAACTGGCCCCCTACGCCATCCAGGATTTCGGCTCTTATGTGGGCGCCCTCTACAACGTCGCCATCGAAAACCTGAACCCCGCCCACCCCGAAGACTGGACTCGCACCGTCAGCATCAGCACCCTTGGCTTCAGCCCGAAAATCAAGCGCATTTCCGTTGAGCAGAAGCAGCAACTTGTGGCCAGCGGCCAAGCAGGAGTCCAGGCGTTTTTCGGAAGATAG
- a CDS encoding sterol desaturase family protein encodes MASLLFFIFKFVFGSAAFGVLAGFVFGYALYLFVHYAIHVYAPPKNFLKVWWTHHAQHHYRQDEIAFGVSSTLWDHIIGTMPEKSKK; translated from the coding sequence GTGGCTTCGTTGCTGTTCTTTATTTTCAAATTCGTTTTTGGCAGCGCCGCATTTGGAGTGTTAGCTGGCTTCGTGTTCGGTTATGCTCTGTATCTGTTTGTGCACTATGCCATTCACGTATACGCACCGCCAAAGAACTTCTTGAAAGTATGGTGGACTCACCACGCGCAGCACCACTACCGCCAAGACGAAATTGCTTTTGGCGTAAGCAGCACCCTTTGGGACCATATCATCGGGACAATGCCTGAAAAATCGAAGAAGTAA
- a CDS encoding ABC transporter permease, translating to MLSFVLRRLGQGLLILAGVACTVFFLFQVLPGDPVALLAGQRSDLATRAAIAADLGLNESLPVQLGGYLNDISPLGVHPRDSAGVAKYGGVTLLPLGTKAVVLKKPYLRRSFQSNKAVLSILLDHFTGTLWLALAAMLLAAVLGIAFGVVAALKPHSWLDRALITTSVLGISVPSFVAGILIAITFGFYWSSWTGLNLTGQLYETDPFTGRHLVLRNLVLPAFALGIRPLAVITQLTRSSMLDVLSQDYIRTARAKGLSGYRTVMGHALKNALNPVVTAVSGWLASLMAGAFFIEYIFNWKGLGTVTLRAVENLDFPVVMGSTIFIAALFVLVNIAVDVLYALLDPRVRLG from the coding sequence TTGCTGTCCTTCGTCTTACGTCGCCTGGGCCAAGGCCTGCTGATATTGGCGGGTGTGGCGTGCACCGTGTTTTTTCTGTTTCAGGTGCTGCCCGGTGACCCGGTAGCCTTGTTAGCCGGCCAGCGCTCTGACCTCGCCACCCGCGCCGCTATTGCCGCCGACCTCGGCCTCAACGAATCGTTGCCCGTGCAACTTGGCGGCTACCTTAACGATATTTCGCCCCTCGGTGTGCACCCGCGCGATTCAGCGGGGGTGGCCAAATACGGAGGCGTGACGCTGCTGCCCCTTGGCACGAAAGCAGTGGTGCTAAAAAAGCCGTATCTGCGCCGCTCGTTCCAGAGTAATAAAGCAGTACTAAGCATCCTGCTGGACCATTTTACGGGTACTTTGTGGCTTGCCCTAGCGGCTATGCTGCTAGCCGCAGTATTGGGTATTGCTTTCGGGGTGGTGGCGGCCCTCAAACCGCACTCCTGGCTCGATCGAGCATTAATAACCACATCCGTATTAGGTATTTCGGTGCCTTCGTTTGTGGCGGGTATCCTTATTGCCATCACCTTCGGCTTTTACTGGAGCTCCTGGACGGGCCTTAACCTAACCGGGCAACTCTACGAAACGGACCCGTTCACGGGGCGGCATTTGGTGTTGCGCAACCTCGTGTTGCCGGCCTTTGCTCTAGGTATCAGGCCACTAGCCGTTATCACGCAACTCACTCGGTCGTCGATGCTTGATGTGCTTAGCCAAGACTACATTCGGACGGCTCGAGCCAAGGGCTTGTCGGGGTACCGAACGGTGATGGGGCACGCCCTCAAGAATGCGTTGAACCCGGTGGTGACGGCGGTGTCGGGTTGGCTAGCGTCGTTGATGGCGGGGGCCTTTTTCATCGAGTATATTTTCAACTGGAAAGGCTTGGGCACGGTTACACTTCGCGCGGTCGAAAACCTGGACTTTCCGGTTGTTATGGGTTCCACCATTTTTATTGCCGCCCTGTTTGTGCTCGTCAATATTGCCGTCGATGTGCTCTACGCTCTACTAGATCCGCGGGTGCGGCTGGGGTAA
- the nhaA gene encoding Na+/H+ antiporter NhaA encodes MISAVLALVLANTEWGPAQYFPAVWDEHLRISLNSFVLDKSLLHWINDGLMTIFFLIVGLEIKREVLDGELASLRQAALPIMGALGGMLIPALVYYLLNRGTPTAGGWGIPMATDIAFALAVLQLLGSRVPLGLKVFLTALAIVDDLGAVLVIAGFYTQDLHLTYLYWALGTWGVLLLLNTLNIPSLWLYLPLGGVLWYFMLESGVHATLAGVLLAIAVPSRISLDRPELLRLLDDRLRILRDEAHGTNADPRTISEELEHLTETISSPAQKLEQRLHSVVSFGIIPLFAFANTSLTIDTNVFGQLISPLGLGIMAGLVLGKPIGIGALSWVAVRLGWASLPPNVSWRHLWGAGILGGIGFTMSLFVTLLALGEHSEGEAVAKLAILLASLLAGTVGYLLLYSTPAPAPDA; translated from the coding sequence TTGATTAGTGCTGTTTTAGCCTTGGTGCTAGCCAACACAGAATGGGGACCCGCCCAATACTTTCCAGCAGTTTGGGACGAGCATTTACGCATTTCGTTGAACAGCTTCGTGCTCGACAAAAGCCTCTTGCATTGGATCAACGATGGGCTGATGACGATTTTCTTCCTGATAGTAGGTCTGGAAATCAAGCGGGAAGTGCTAGATGGCGAACTAGCTTCACTACGACAGGCGGCCCTACCTATTATGGGTGCCTTGGGCGGCATGTTGATACCTGCCTTGGTGTATTACCTGCTTAATCGGGGCACGCCCACGGCCGGGGGGTGGGGTATTCCGATGGCCACTGATATTGCTTTTGCCTTAGCTGTACTGCAGCTGTTGGGCTCGCGCGTGCCTTTGGGGTTAAAAGTATTTCTTACCGCCTTGGCCATTGTCGATGATTTGGGCGCGGTGTTGGTTATTGCTGGTTTCTACACCCAAGACCTGCACTTAACTTACCTGTACTGGGCGCTGGGCACTTGGGGAGTATTACTGCTTCTGAATACGCTAAATATCCCTAGCCTCTGGCTTTACTTGCCTTTGGGTGGGGTATTGTGGTATTTCATGCTCGAGTCGGGGGTGCATGCCACGCTGGCGGGTGTGCTGCTAGCAATAGCTGTGCCCTCGCGCATTAGCCTAGATCGGCCGGAACTGCTGCGGCTACTTGACGACCGACTGCGCATCTTGCGCGACGAAGCGCACGGTACCAATGCGGATCCGCGGACCATCAGCGAAGAACTAGAGCACCTTACCGAAACAATCAGCTCGCCAGCCCAGAAGCTCGAACAGCGGCTGCACTCGGTGGTGTCGTTCGGTATCATTCCGCTTTTTGCGTTTGCAAACACCAGCCTGACGATTGACACCAATGTGTTCGGTCAGTTGATTTCGCCACTCGGACTAGGCATCATGGCCGGGTTGGTACTCGGCAAACCGATTGGTATTGGGGCACTGTCGTGGGTGGCGGTGCGCTTGGGGTGGGCGTCGTTGCCGCCAAACGTTTCGTGGCGGCACCTGTGGGGAGCAGGCATCTTGGGCGGCATCGGCTTCACAATGTCACTGTTTGTGACGTTGCTGGCGCTCGGCGAGCATTCAGAGGGAGAAGCCGTTGCTAAGCTCGCCATTCTGCTGGCCTCCCTGCTAGCCGGCACCGTTGGGTATTTGCTGCTGTATAGCACCCCGGCGCCAGCGCCGGATGCATGA
- a CDS encoding phosphatase PAP2 family protein — protein MLVGYGISTINGNGFYSSYDARNDIRRHFPNFHTRVDDALIFAPYLELGAVALAGVESRDDRLNTLLLIGKAEGFMLLTVFGLKSITGVTRPDASDNQSFPSGHTAQAFLAASIVHAELRDKSQWYGIGAYSIATSVAALRMLNNKHWQSDVFAGAGLGILSAHLAYLSHRNRWGRKPRLLEGTSFSPMYNQGATGLTFTWRPVR, from the coding sequence GTGCTTGTTGGATACGGCATCAGCACCATTAATGGCAACGGCTTCTACAGCAGCTACGATGCCCGGAATGATATCCGACGGCATTTCCCGAACTTTCATACCCGCGTTGACGATGCGCTGATTTTTGCGCCTTACCTAGAGCTGGGGGCCGTGGCGCTGGCTGGCGTCGAGTCTCGCGACGACCGGCTGAATACACTTCTTCTTATCGGCAAAGCTGAAGGCTTTATGCTGCTTACGGTGTTTGGTTTGAAGAGTATTACCGGGGTTACCAGACCCGATGCCTCCGACAATCAGTCGTTTCCGTCGGGGCACACGGCGCAGGCGTTTCTGGCCGCTAGCATCGTGCACGCCGAATTGCGCGACAAAAGCCAGTGGTACGGCATTGGGGCTTACAGCATTGCAACCAGCGTAGCCGCTCTACGCATGCTCAACAACAAGCACTGGCAAAGCGACGTGTTTGCGGGTGCCGGCCTCGGTATTTTGTCGGCGCATTTAGCTTATCTCTCGCACCGCAACCGTTGGGGCCGTAAGCCGCGGTTGCTGGAAGGCACCAGTTTTTCACCTATGTACAACCAAGGCGCTACGGGCCTCACTTTCACCTGGCGCCCGGTACGATAG
- a CDS encoding BT_3928 family protein yields MKQITRICWLLLGVIFIFSGLVKQNDPVGTALKLEEYFEVFAEDFGRFFLFFKPYSRTFSIVLSSLEVILGVALLLRWMLNKTLWVLLVLLVFFGFLTFYSAAFNKVTDCGCFGDFIKLTPWTSFFKDLFLLGLWVVVFRNQRYLRRVFAKGQLGVMYITIASAVAIGIGVRALGHLPYFDFLPYKVGNNIGQLMKASSPLRYKYVMERNGESKDFTEYPTDSTWKFKQMVALNPEAGPKITDFRVWNDDGDFTQELLQGNRLLLIVQGTEKADRDRFKLINDLFAAAQKSRRKISVLVLTSSSPAAFDAFRHDVNLSAPFYYADATVLKSMIRSNPGLMLLQNGTVKGKYHYHDIPTIGNIEKLL; encoded by the coding sequence ATGAAACAAATCACCCGAATCTGCTGGCTGTTGCTGGGCGTGATATTCATCTTCTCGGGTTTGGTGAAGCAGAACGACCCGGTGGGTACAGCCCTCAAACTAGAAGAGTATTTCGAGGTGTTTGCCGAAGATTTCGGCCGCTTCTTTCTGTTTTTCAAACCGTATTCCCGCACGTTCAGCATCGTGCTCAGCTCATTGGAGGTGATACTAGGGGTGGCCTTGCTGCTACGCTGGATGCTGAATAAAACCCTCTGGGTGCTGCTGGTACTGCTGGTGTTCTTCGGGTTTCTGACCTTCTACTCGGCTGCGTTCAACAAAGTCACGGACTGCGGTTGCTTCGGCGACTTCATCAAGCTCACGCCGTGGACTTCATTCTTCAAAGACCTGTTCTTGTTGGGCTTGTGGGTGGTGGTATTTCGCAATCAGCGTTATCTACGGCGGGTATTTGCCAAAGGACAGCTGGGCGTTATGTATATCACTATTGCCTCGGCTGTGGCCATTGGTATTGGCGTGCGGGCGCTCGGGCACTTGCCGTATTTCGACTTCCTGCCTTATAAGGTTGGCAACAACATCGGGCAGCTGATGAAGGCTTCGTCGCCGCTACGCTATAAGTATGTAATGGAGCGCAACGGCGAAAGCAAGGACTTCACCGAATACCCCACCGATTCCACCTGGAAGTTCAAGCAGATGGTGGCTCTTAACCCGGAAGCTGGCCCTAAGATCACCGATTTCCGTGTATGGAACGACGATGGCGACTTCACCCAGGAGCTATTGCAAGGCAACCGCCTGCTATTGATTGTGCAAGGCACCGAAAAGGCCGACCGTGACCGTTTCAAGCTCATCAACGACTTGTTTGCAGCCGCTCAGAAGTCGCGCAGAAAAATATCCGTGCTGGTGCTCACCAGCAGCAGCCCCGCCGCCTTCGACGCCTTCCGCCACGACGTGAACCTGAGCGCGCCTTTCTATTACGCCGACGCCACGGTGCTCAAGTCCATGATTCGCTCCAACCCGGGGTTGATGCTGCTGCAAAATGGCACGGTGAAAGGCAAGTACCACTACCACGATATTCCCACCATTGGGAACATAGAGAAGCTATTGTAA
- the folP gene encoding dihydropteroate synthase, giving the protein MLQTSQDTCFPAAQTLRCPGGRVLDLSWPRVMGILNLTPDSFFAGSRIQAPDDLLRRAEVMLHAGAAVLDLGGYSSRPGAEHISEDEEKRRLLPAVEAVRQAFPEAFLSVDTFRASVAAEAVAAGADIINDISGGSLDPDMLPTAGRLGVPYILMHLRGTPQNMTQHTHYEGDIVLELVRYFRDKLVELRQHGVTDVVLDPGFGFAKTPAQSHELLRRLPELAVLGLPILAGLSRKSMVYKPLGLTPDAALTGTVAVNAQAVLNGARVLRVHDVAEAIQTIQLVSPTFPPTSP; this is encoded by the coding sequence ATGCTCCAGACCTCGCAAGATACGTGTTTTCCGGCCGCGCAAACCTTGCGCTGCCCCGGTGGGCGCGTGCTCGATCTTAGCTGGCCGCGGGTGATGGGCATCCTCAACCTTACCCCCGATTCTTTTTTTGCCGGCAGCCGAATTCAGGCGCCCGACGATCTGCTGCGTCGCGCCGAAGTGATGCTGCATGCGGGGGCCGCCGTTCTGGATTTGGGCGGCTACTCGTCGCGGCCCGGTGCTGAGCACATCAGCGAAGACGAAGAAAAGCGCCGCCTGCTGCCGGCCGTAGAGGCGGTACGCCAGGCCTTTCCCGAAGCATTTCTCTCCGTTGATACGTTCCGGGCTTCGGTAGCCGCTGAGGCAGTGGCAGCCGGCGCCGACATTATCAACGACATCAGCGGCGGCTCTCTCGACCCGGATATGTTGCCCACGGCCGGCCGTTTGGGCGTGCCCTATATTCTGATGCACTTGCGCGGCACGCCTCAAAACATGACCCAGCACACGCACTACGAAGGCGACATTGTACTGGAACTGGTGCGTTATTTCCGCGACAAGCTGGTGGAACTCCGCCAGCACGGCGTAACCGATGTGGTACTGGACCCCGGCTTCGGCTTCGCTAAAACGCCCGCCCAAAGCCACGAGCTACTGCGGCGCTTGCCGGAATTGGCCGTGCTTGGGTTGCCTATTTTGGCGGGGCTTTCCCGAAAAAGTATGGTGTATAAGCCGCTTGGTCTCACGCCCGATGCAGCCCTTACGGGTACGGTTGCCGTCAATGCCCAGGCGGTACTCAACGGTGCCCGAGTGCTGCGCGTACACGATGTAGCCGAAGCCATCCAAACAATTCAGCTCGTTTCTCCCACCTTCCCACCCACCTCTCCGTGA
- a CDS encoding patatin-like phospholipase family protein, with protein MSTQSTLIAEPEVAASPNPFISQGTVQDALQELQALRMDPDWRISDIVDDAGNQYVDFVLEGGGMLGIALAGYVYGLETAGIRFLRLGGTSAGAIVTMLLAGLKPRHEAAGQQLLDILAHQDFYEFVDGDEDAKDFTKTLLNRAETHKGLGAWLRNKLDIAAVINDGLQVIDNFRDRQGLHPGLEFQQWLHNLLVKAETHTIETLIQRRREVPAGGLKRRIQQPNGSVATEPYAPDDLCRLAIVAADITTQTKAIFPEMAPLYWADWKQVSPSELVRASMSVPFFFEPYRIHNLPGSEPGASDKYLATWHGFGYVGAKVPETAVFMDGGIMSNFPIDLFHNSERVPEAPTFGVKLGIDRNKPQDTDTFLQTLGAMFDATRTQYDFDFIQRNPDYSHLVHCLDVEKYNWLDFSMPEAKKQELFAIGIRGSVNFLRKFKWEPYKQLRSAKAELIKQSQQLNEMELQASPQKRTALTKKAIGVELDWPCGRPKYLHDSPAT; from the coding sequence ATGTCCACTCAATCTACTCTCATTGCAGAACCGGAGGTAGCAGCCTCGCCAAATCCGTTCATTAGCCAAGGAACAGTCCAAGATGCGCTACAGGAACTACAAGCCCTGCGCATGGACCCTGATTGGCGTATTTCCGACATAGTAGACGACGCCGGCAACCAGTATGTGGACTTCGTGCTGGAAGGTGGCGGCATGCTAGGCATTGCGCTAGCGGGCTATGTGTATGGGCTCGAAACAGCTGGAATCCGGTTTTTGCGCCTAGGCGGCACCTCGGCCGGGGCTATTGTAACGATGTTGCTGGCGGGCTTGAAACCGCGGCACGAAGCGGCCGGGCAGCAGCTGCTCGACATCCTGGCCCACCAAGACTTCTATGAGTTCGTGGACGGCGACGAAGACGCTAAGGACTTCACCAAAACGTTGCTCAACCGCGCCGAAACCCATAAAGGGCTCGGGGCTTGGCTGCGCAACAAGCTCGACATTGCGGCTGTGATAAACGATGGCCTACAGGTGATTGACAACTTCCGCGACCGACAAGGACTGCACCCAGGCCTTGAATTTCAGCAGTGGCTGCACAACCTACTGGTAAAAGCTGAAACGCATACCATCGAAACCCTGATCCAGCGCCGACGCGAGGTGCCGGCTGGTGGTCTCAAACGGCGCATACAGCAACCCAATGGCAGCGTGGCAACCGAGCCCTACGCCCCCGACGACTTGTGCCGCTTGGCTATAGTGGCCGCCGATATTACCACCCAAACCAAAGCAATATTTCCGGAAATGGCCCCGCTGTATTGGGCCGACTGGAAACAGGTATCGCCATCGGAGTTGGTGCGGGCTTCCATGTCGGTGCCGTTCTTCTTCGAACCCTACCGCATTCATAACCTGCCGGGATCGGAACCTGGTGCCTCCGATAAATACTTGGCTACGTGGCACGGCTTCGGTTACGTGGGTGCCAAGGTGCCCGAAACTGCGGTTTTTATGGACGGTGGCATCATGTCCAACTTCCCCATCGACTTGTTTCATAACAGCGAGAGGGTGCCGGAAGCTCCCACGTTTGGGGTCAAGCTGGGCATCGACCGCAACAAGCCGCAAGACACCGACACCTTCCTCCAAACGCTTGGCGCCATGTTTGATGCCACGCGCACCCAATACGATTTCGACTTCATCCAACGGAACCCTGACTACAGCCACCTCGTCCATTGCCTCGATGTGGAAAAATACAACTGGCTGGATTTCAGCATGCCTGAAGCCAAAAAGCAGGAGCTGTTTGCCATTGGAATACGAGGTTCGGTCAACTTCCTGCGCAAGTTCAAGTGGGAACCATACAAGCAGTTACGCTCCGCTAAAGCCGAATTAATAAAACAGTCGCAGCAACTGAACGAGATGGAGCTGCAAGCAAGCCCACAGAAGCGTACCGCTTTAACCAAGAAGGCTATAGGTGTGGAGTTAGACTGGCCCTGCGGCCGCCCAAAGTACCTCCACGATTCGCCGGCCACGTAG
- a CDS encoding sigma-54-dependent transcriptional regulator, translated as MPHNSVLLIDDENNLRQLLGRVLELEGYTVLTASNAHRGLELLREHTQEILVVLSDVKLPDGHGLSLLPRYKAVAPLAEVILMTAFGTIADGVQAMKSGAFDYLTKGDSDDQLVVVVERAAEKARLQRRVAELEKQLAPQFTFDSMIGSSAPLTQAKALALRVAPTNSTVLLEGPTGSGKELFAQAIHAASGRRSKPFVAVNCSAFPKDLLESELFGYRKGAFTGALTDKRGLMEEANGGTLFLDEIGELPLELQAKLLRVLETQSFTKIGDTKPIQVNVRIVAATNRNLRQEAEEGHFRSDLYYRLAVFTVAVPPLNARREDIAPLAEYFLHFYAAKLRKRLRGMEPQVLTQLQRHDWRGNVRELKNVLERAAILADTDTLTVDDLPTEFQYFATGSVANEASDKTLRALEKRQIRAVLQETGGNKMEAARQLGIGTKTLYRKIQEYGL; from the coding sequence ATGCCGCACAATAGTGTTCTGCTTATCGACGACGAAAACAATCTGCGTCAACTCCTGGGGCGGGTGCTGGAACTGGAGGGCTACACTGTACTTACGGCCTCTAATGCACACCGCGGCCTAGAACTATTGCGCGAACACACGCAAGAAATTCTGGTGGTGCTCTCCGACGTGAAGTTGCCCGACGGCCACGGCCTGAGCTTGCTGCCACGCTACAAAGCCGTGGCCCCGTTGGCCGAGGTAATCCTGATGACGGCCTTCGGCACCATTGCTGACGGCGTGCAGGCCATGAAATCGGGCGCCTTCGACTACCTGACCAAAGGCGACTCCGACGACCAACTCGTGGTGGTGGTGGAGCGGGCCGCCGAAAAAGCTCGCCTGCAACGCCGCGTAGCCGAGCTGGAAAAACAGCTGGCCCCGCAGTTCACCTTCGACTCGATGATTGGCAGTTCCGCGCCACTCACCCAAGCCAAGGCCCTAGCCTTGCGGGTAGCGCCAACTAACAGCACGGTGCTGCTGGAAGGCCCCACGGGCTCGGGCAAGGAATTGTTTGCGCAGGCTATCCATGCGGCCAGTGGGCGCCGCAGCAAGCCGTTTGTGGCCGTCAATTGCAGTGCCTTTCCCAAAGACTTATTGGAGTCCGAGCTATTTGGCTACCGCAAGGGGGCCTTCACCGGCGCTCTGACCGATAAGCGCGGCTTGATGGAAGAAGCGAATGGTGGCACGCTGTTTCTGGATGAAATAGGGGAGCTGCCGTTGGAATTGCAGGCCAAACTGCTGCGGGTGCTCGAGACACAGAGCTTCACTAAAATCGGCGATACCAAGCCCATCCAAGTGAACGTGCGCATTGTAGCCGCCACCAACCGTAACCTCCGCCAGGAAGCCGAAGAAGGCCACTTCCGCTCCGACCTCTACTACCGCCTGGCCGTATTTACCGTGGCTGTACCCCCGCTCAACGCCCGTCGCGAGGACATAGCGCCGCTGGCCGAGTATTTCTTGCACTTCTACGCCGCTAAGCTGCGCAAGCGCCTGCGTGGTATGGAGCCACAAGTACTCACGCAGCTTCAGCGCCACGACTGGCGCGGCAATGTGCGGGAGCTGAAAAACGTGCTGGAACGCGCCGCCATCCTCGCCGACACCGACACGCTGACTGTAGATGACCTGCCCACTGAGTTTCAGTATTTCGCAACTGGGTCAGTAGCCAATGAGGCCTCCGACAAAACCCTCCGTGCCCTAGAAAAGCGCCAAATCCGAGCGGTATTGCAAGAAACCGGCGGCAACAAAATGGAAGCCGCCCGCCAACTCGGCATCGGCACTAAAACCCTCTACCGCAAGATTCAAGAGTATGGGTTGTAG
- a CDS encoding shikimate kinase — protein sequence MRLYLIGMPGSGKTTLGRGLAASYEVPFLDLDEELVRQEGRSIPAIFEAEGEAYFRQREADVLREVVANHPQMVLATGGGTPCFHDNVDVLLETGLTLYLSVPVATLVGRVLAAAKSRPLLAAFPDEAALEARLRETLQIRKQFYDRAPLRCEGPTCTVAAVRQLLVRYQTSA from the coding sequence ATGCGCCTATATCTGATTGGCATGCCGGGCTCTGGCAAAACTACCTTGGGACGCGGGCTGGCTGCGTCTTATGAGGTGCCGTTCCTCGACCTAGATGAGGAATTGGTCCGGCAGGAGGGACGTAGCATACCTGCTATTTTCGAGGCAGAAGGGGAGGCGTATTTTCGACAGCGCGAAGCAGACGTACTACGCGAGGTAGTAGCAAATCATCCGCAGATGGTGCTGGCTACCGGCGGAGGCACTCCCTGCTTCCACGACAACGTAGATGTCCTGCTCGAAACAGGGCTTACTCTGTATCTGAGTGTGCCCGTTGCGACTTTAGTTGGCCGGGTTTTGGCAGCGGCCAAAAGCCGGCCGTTGCTAGCCGCTTTTCCCGATGAAGCGGCATTAGAAGCTCGACTACGCGAAACTTTACAGATACGCAAACAGTTTTATGACCGAGCTCCGCTGCGTTGCGAAGGTCCGACCTGCACAGTAGCCGCGGTGCGTCAACTCTTGGTTCGGTATCAAACGTCAGCCTGA